A region of Nostoc sp. 'Peltigera membranacea cyanobiont' N6 DNA encodes the following proteins:
- a CDS encoding GNAT family N-acetyltransferase, translating to MFPDYEIRFARIEDLVKLAEIEQAAATLFCDTSYAFLVNAQPLSMDFVTQQFQAERVWVAVNDRDIVVGYAIAQEVDGNAYLQQIDVHPAYGRRGIGRELVEGVCVWAKKQNYHRILLSTFLDIEWNAPFYTKLGFQILPEVELSFGFQQIRCKEAEAGLPIDRRVIMYRDLGQAMSLTSPSLREAAPTGSGVRNRREPPRLRLPHR from the coding sequence ATGTTTCCAGACTATGAAATCCGATTTGCCCGCATTGAGGATTTAGTCAAGCTAGCTGAGATAGAACAAGCCGCAGCTACGTTATTTTGTGACACGTCTTACGCTTTTCTGGTTAACGCTCAACCCCTCTCGATGGACTTTGTTACTCAACAATTTCAAGCAGAACGGGTATGGGTTGCGGTCAACGATCGCGATATAGTTGTGGGGTATGCGATCGCCCAAGAGGTAGATGGAAATGCTTATCTACAGCAAATTGATGTCCATCCAGCTTATGGACGCAGAGGTATTGGACGCGAACTGGTTGAGGGCGTTTGTGTTTGGGCAAAAAAACAGAACTATCACAGAATATTACTATCGACCTTTCTCGACATTGAGTGGAATGCCCCATTCTATACAAAACTTGGTTTCCAGATTTTGCCTGAAGTTGAACTAAGCTTTGGTTTTCAGCAGATCAGGTGCAAGGAAGCTGAGGCAGGATTACCCATCGATCGACGTGTCATTATGTATCGTGATTTAGGACAGGCGATGTCTTTGACAAGCCCTTCTCTACGAGAGGCTGCGCCAACGGGTTCGGGAGTTCGCAATCGACGGGAACCGCCAAGACTGCGACTCCCTCACCGCTAA